atcattgctagacaaccattttcaggtcttgccataaattttcaagcagattgaagtcaaaactgtaactcgtccactcaggaacattcactgtcttcttggtaagcaactccagtgtagatttggccttgttttaggttattgtcttgctgaaaggtgaataaatctcccagtgtctggtggaaaatagactgaaccagggtttcctctaggattttgtctgtgcttggCTCACTTCCATTATTTTTTAAAATCCtgaactccccagtccttaacaattacaagcattacccataacatgatgcagccaccactatacttgaaaatatggatagtggtactcagtaatgtgttatattggatttgccccaaacataacacatttttgcagtattactttagtgccttgttgcaaacaggatgcatgtttgaatatttgcattctgtacaggcttccttcttttcactctaattaggttagtattgtggagtaactacaatgcttTTCATCCATCCTcggttttctcctatcacagccattaaattctgtaactgttttaaagtcactattggcctcatggtgaaatccatgCATGTATATTTttagtgactgagtgtattgatacaccatccaaagtgtaattaataacatcaccacgttcaaagggatattcaatgtctgcttttttatttatcctttttttttttgttatctACCAATATGCaatctttgcgaggcattggaaaacctccctgtttTTTCTGGTtgaaaattcactgctcgactgagggaccatattatctgtatgtgtgtgatacagagatgaggtagtcattgaaaaATAATGTTAAAGACGACTattgcacagagtgagtccatgcaacccATTATGTGACAGtatgcacatttttactcctgaacttatgtaggcttgccattacaaaggggttgaatattatTCACTCAagacattacattttttattacatTCATTTATTACATTCCCGCAAAAATATAAATcctctttgacattatggggtattgtgtgtaggccagtgacaaaaaaatatattttaaattcaggcagtaacagaacaaaatgtggaaaaagtcaagggatgtgaatactttctgaaggcactgtaaatggcTCCTAGCCTCCCATTCATAGGCTACTTTCTGTCCCTGTATTGGTTATAAAGCACTGTCTGGTGTATGCAGAAAAGGGTGAGATCAAATGTGATGTATACTAAAAAGAGATTCAATGAAAGTCAGAATGAAGAAAGTCAGAAGGTCAGAATGAAGTCCCATTTTGTGTTAACTAAATAAAACACGTTTCAAATAcaccatatgaaaaccacacCTACACGTCTCAGCAAAACATCCGCATGAACTTGATAAACTGCATTAATTTTCTCATTAAAAGTCTTGAATATAATTAAGTAGTTGAATGGAAGTAATGAAACAGGCATTTGTGAACATCAAATAGCctacacagtacaaacacaataTATATCACACAATGTCTGGATGCAATATTCTACCCAGGAATATTAAACAATCAGAAATCATTTACTCTCGTTATTCCACatgcatctgtggatcttttcCGCTGACAACAATGAAAATGAATATTGTCTTTAATGCTGGGTTTGCTCTAAACATCAGAAGCTATCAAGTGGAATGGTTACTTTCTATGCTATACAGTGGAATgttttttctgctggtgtatcctgaggtatctcctctctgagaacctcttcccACAGTGCGTACAGGCAAACggcctctctcctgtgtggacCTTCAGGTGTCTCTTCAGGTTCGACGAGTGTGAGAAACTGGCCGGGCACAGGTGGCAGCTGaacggtttctcccctgtgtggaccctgtGATGCCTCTTCAGGTCACCAGCCTGGGCGAAGCAcatgtgacactgggtacagctgaagggtttcacccctgtgtggaccctctggtggatctccaccttcTGGAGGCAGCTGAAGCTTTTGTTACAGAACTTGCAGAGAAAAGGTTTATCTTTACTATTGCCTGATGTGGCTCCCCCTCCCTGAGTCTCGGCTCTAGCCCTGTTGTTTGAGTTTAATACCTGATCGGAAAGCCCCATCGACATGGACACTGGGTCGCGAGGCCTGAGCTTGTGTAAAGGGGAGTGGGTCGAAACATATGGATTTGTCTCTAAACTTTCCCTGTAATCTAATAAATCTCTGCCTTGTGAGTGTCCTTCTCCTAAGTGAGTCTCGTCTACATTCCATGTCAGAGGAGCGTCACCCTCCACTTTCACAGTCACCTCATCTACGACTATAACCTCCCCTTTCTTATCTAGGCACCCTTCAGAGtacacactactactgtactggttccagtcccctctagacagatcagtctgtctctctaaaCCCAAGGGCATGTTGCCAGGGTCCATCTCTATAGTGTAAGAACAAGACGGATCATTGCCAGTCTCTAACACGTCACCTGCGTCCCGATGGGAATGAACTGTCCTTGGGTTTGGATTACCATGAAGTAAATACTCTGAGCCGGGAGCAGGAGGACAGCCCAGTGGTCCCAGCTGCAGTCTCTCTGTGTCTAAGCTGTGGTCAGATCCTGTGTGTAAAAGCCTGTGTGTTaaagtctctgtgtctgtctctgacttgaGGACGGCGTTTGGTTTTCCACTGAACTCTGTGATGCTGCATCGAGTAATGGGCTGGGGTGAGGTGGCGATTATCTTTGTGGCTACAGGGGGCACTACGCCAGCCTCTTCTCCAGTCTGGATGTCTCTGCTGTGTCgtgggtcctcctctccttcagtccTCTCCTGCTTGACCAGAGATGATCCTCCATAACCTGCAGCCTTTGCATCTGCAGACTGACAAGAAGAAAGGAGGTTATTATCAGTACATGAGTTGGTTAATTCAACTGCCTCATGTTGTCGTCATAAGCTCCCCTTTGGCAGATAAATAAGAATGTACATGTAAGCAAGTGAATAGCTGAGGGGAGCCTTTCTGAAATAAACAGGCCACATTTGATGTAGTGTAATTTTTATGTTACTATGACACTAACCTCTATCACAATAACATgctgggttgaggttccactcTCCTCATCTACAGCTATGGGTTGGTCATCTCTCCACAAGACATGTTCTGCTGGCTTCACAAAGCTCCTGTAGCCTCCAGTGAGATGTCCTCCATCTAAGAGAGTGATTGGGGGGAAAGGGGTGGTTAAGTTAGCTACTGTCAATGCTCAATGATATATTGTACACTATTGACACTGTCTACAATTGGCAAGGATGTAAGCAGGGCTGGACTAGCACATCTGGGGCCCTGGGGCACCTACAGTGGGGTCCGAAATTATTAACACCCTTGATAAATACTGAGCAATTTAAAAAAATGGGGAAATTATATAATTTTCTTACAATTGCTCAGAGAGAGGTTTTGTTTAACAAGTCATAACAAAATGTACACCCGTTTTCAATTCCTTTCAATACTCTACCTTGCGAGGATAACGGCGCatagcctttttctaaaatgttttatgaattggagaacacattgagaGGGATcatagaccattcctccatacagaatacttccagatccttgatatcctttgtctgcgcttatggactgccAACTTAAATTCAAACCAAaggttttcaatgggtttcaagtccggagactgtGATGGAAAATGTTGATTTTATAATTCTTTGtgatttctttgtggattttgatgtgttcTTTGGGTTATAGTCTTGCTGGAAGATTCACTTGCGGCCATATtcgaggcaaccaggtttttggcaaaAAATTCCTGGTtatgggtaaagttcatgatgccattgaccttaacaagggccccaggaccagtggaagcaaaactAACCCATAACATCAAAGACCCACCACCATAtattacagtaggtatggggttattTTCTGCTCATGCATCCTCATTTCAACACCAAGCCCACCACTGGTGTGcctggccaaagagctctattttcatgtcatccaacatatgtaaatgcctggagtttgctaaatggcactggcacttggattggaaccggtgCTTTGGTCAGATTACATGAAAATAGAGCTTGTGCATGCCCGTTCGGTAATCCGGCTCTGGATATCAGGTAATAATtctcatcaatcaatcaatagcaTATCATGTTCCATGCATCACATTATTTTAATTGAGTATGACAATAGGAAATTAAGTAAATCAAGAATCTGGTTAGAATATGATATTGTGTATACAAGAATAATTTGTTCTTCATTGacctgcctggtaaaataaaaatgtttttcaaGATAGCTAAGTAATTAGGGGAAGTATGGCACACTATCCAAAAACTGACCAAGAACCAATTCTGGGcagtggtgtgaagtacttaagtaaaaatactcaGGCAGACAGAATTATGGTACAATTCACGCACCTATCAATATAACGCAATGTCattcctactgcttctgatctggcggactcactaaacccAAATACtgagtttgtaaattatgtctgagtgttgtagtttGCCCtatctgtctgtaaaaaaaatacaaatcatgctctctggtttgcttaatataaggaatttcaTGTATAGTATTTAAGTATGAATATTGAGTACCTTTTTCCATTACTGTACTTCATGGAAAACTCCAaccaaaactatattttggtatttgtttcattagtccattgttgatatatgcaaaacattttgggactgtcaGCAATCAAGATTTCAAACACAGCCGGTATGATGCATTTtgtattttaaaaaacagatacttttagacttttgctCAAGCTgtattttactgagtgacttaCACTTCAATTTGAATACTTTTCTATcgaggtatctttacttttactcaagtatgacaattgagtaatTTTTCCACCATTGATTCTGGGCAAGATATCTAAACACATGCGCAGTGGAACCTAGCTAATTTCCAATACATTAGAAATTATTTCACTACAGAGgcagcaaaactgtacttcaatgTTATGCTACTCCcctacttaacatactgcttgacaagttgggcccaagcttgctgtacaacattaaaaacccattcagtctgtctacaaacaggctctcaaagtgcttgatagacATCATCCCTGTTACATCCTCAGATCTGAGAAACGCTTGtgcaacacaccaacacacctggCCCCCCCTCAACTTAGTACTTTTGtgaaacagaaaacccaaacccaTGGTAGCAGCCACAAGGTCTCCCATGAGAAGTGACAGTATAgttagttcccttaaggaaaagcacctttagtcaaACTGCTTTCTCTGTGAGACCTTCCCATGTCTGGAACCTACTGCCATCAGAAACGAATAACTGCACCATCACAAAAACATAGAGACATGGCTAAAGACAATAAGACTTGTGAACACAATCCCTGGCTGTGTATTGCCGCTTTCCATATTATCttttgtctgtagcttgtgaggtgtgtaAACACTGTTTGTTGCTTTTATTTATTGTGTTTTGTTGCTTTTTGTGCTACGTGTGGCTTGTCCTGTGTTGCTTTGCATGTGCTCATTGCTAATTTCGTATCTGTATTATAATTAGCCGTCTGAccaaaaccggcacttttactgaaacgatgattaatgtgcactgtctcTGTAAAAAATAAACTCGACATTCTGGAAAATGTACCTCTTGACATTCCTCTGTATCGGTCGAGGATCTTGACACTACTGGGACGACTGTCGAGGACGCGCTTTCTCGTTGTCCTCTCGGAGCGCTCCCGTGCCACCTTCAGTTCTAGTTGCTGTAGTTTCCTCCGCATTGCTCTGTTTTCTTTTTTGCTTTTagttatttccaaacgaaacactgcatagtcgtcgtctacgagtttacagatatctgccacggctgcatttgctagcatctccatgatggaggctatttgagtgtgaaaaaacatacagttagccattgttagcGTTAACTATAAAATATCAACCAAGTCCTGTCTACAACGAGAATGAAATACTACCTGATGTAAGTATGTGATTATGTGCAGTTAAGATTCATTTTGATATCTAGGGTGTTAATAAACGACTAGATAAATTAAAACCCAAACGTGTAAATTGTTCTTCCGTTTACACGGAAAATAAAATGTCTCATTGGTTGGCGTCATAGCTCAAAGGGTGTGGTTAAATGAAAGGTTTGGGCGCTGTTCTTTGAAATACGGCACAGTTTATGAAATTATACATGAAATCTCCTATGTTCAGCAGTGTTGGGGAGTAACTAATTACATGTACTCACGAACACACGCATttagtggcgtgtattcatggatggtGAAGTGGCGTGTATTCATAAATTGTTGTTGGTattgtttagttgtcactgtattagactaagcataggtgataagatgatgttgaaatggtgctggaataatgGAGgctgctcctgttttctttgcgacttgcggtaactcACTGCGGTCCTATATCAATAGTTGTTTATCAGTCCAAAAATGTCGGAAAAATtaccttgcttgaccatgctgtaggtcatgtaactgttacATGCAATATTTTTTGTGACTTCACCATAGAGTTTTTGTAATGAAACAAATGTGTGGTTGAATTCATTCTGTTTTCTCATTGAACACAggtgcaagtttaagtttgttccatcTGAGTGattctgaccacaagtcagagaccactgaTGACACCAAACGCGTTTGATTGATCcattttgtcttcttctaatgcctgttaaggggaaagtaatccaaaagtacCAAAGTAATCatattacgttactgagtttggatAATTGTAATGGGAAATATTAATTAGTTGTGTCCACATAACTGAGTATTTGACTAACCTTGTAaaactgtcatattataatctcCTGTTCTGATTATAGTTCTGTGTTACAAACCAGCTTGCTTCTGTGTCCTCGTATAGATAAAAGGAGAACTGAAAGTCCTGCCCAAGAACAGGAATCTATTAAGATATGTGCTTATCACCCAATGCTTCCTAATTCGGACTGACTGTGCTGTGTAACTCTGTTATTCTCCTGAGCTCAGAAAAATAAAGAATCTTAC
This genomic stretch from Oncorhynchus keta strain PuntledgeMale-10-30-2019 chromosome 29, Oket_V2, whole genome shotgun sequence harbors:
- the LOC118361908 gene encoding uncharacterized protein LOC118361908 isoform X4; the protein is MANCMFFHTQIASIMEMLANAAVADICKLVDDDYAVFRLEITKSKKENRAMRRKLQQLELKVARERSERTTRKRVLDSRPSSVKILDRYRGMSRDGGHLTGGYRSFVKPAEHVLWRDDQPIAVDEESGTSTQHVIVIESADAKAAGYGGSSLVKQERTEGEEDPRHSRDIQTGEEAGVVPPVATKIIATSPQPITRCSITEFSGKPNAVLKSETDTETLTHRLLHTGSDHSLDTERLQLGPLGCPPAPGSEYLLHGNPNPRTVHSHRDAGDVLETGNDPSCSYTIEMDPGNMPLGLERQTDLSRGDWNQYSSSVYSEGCLDKKGEVIVVDEVTVKVEGDAPLTWNVDETHLGEGHSQGRDLLDYRESLETNPYVSTHSPLHKLRPRDPVSMSMGLSDQVLNSNNRARAETQGGGATSGNSKDKPFLCKFCNKSFSCLQKVEIHQRVHTGVKPFSCTQCHMCFAQAGDLKRHHRVHTGEKPFSCHLCPASFSHSSNLKRHLKVHTGERPFACTHCGKRFSERRYLRIHQQKKHSTV